In Arthrobacter sp. B3I9, the following are encoded in one genomic region:
- a CDS encoding IclR family transcriptional regulator, with translation MSVNQDTAVPVAPPTSSAAVKGAKAGKDDARTDMVGKALGLLVLLGDEPRGASAADLSRRAELPFSTTYRLLGSLTRDGFVDYEPDGRRYHLGLRVFQLGQRVSNHHGFAGTALPILRRVTEETGEATILSVRDGVHHLTVNKVDGPQTFRVTSDPGHLGALHTTSVGKALVAFADDASRTELLESLELEPLTQFSITDREAFRAEIDLVRRRGFATMDEENELGMRAVAVPVFNAQGQAFASLATAVPVFRMSMDALEALVPLLQSAAAELAARLPQQ, from the coding sequence ATGAGTGTGAATCAAGACACAGCCGTCCCAGTAGCCCCCCCAACCTCTTCCGCCGCCGTCAAAGGTGCAAAGGCCGGGAAGGATGACGCCCGGACGGACATGGTGGGCAAGGCCCTCGGCCTGCTGGTCCTGCTCGGCGATGAGCCTCGCGGTGCGAGTGCGGCCGACCTCTCCCGCCGGGCGGAGCTGCCGTTCAGCACCACCTACCGGCTCCTGGGATCCCTGACCCGCGACGGGTTCGTGGACTATGAGCCGGACGGCCGCCGCTACCACCTCGGCCTGCGCGTTTTCCAGCTTGGCCAGCGCGTGTCCAACCACCATGGCTTCGCCGGCACGGCCCTGCCCATTCTGCGGCGCGTCACCGAAGAGACGGGGGAGGCCACCATCTTGTCGGTGCGCGACGGGGTGCACCACCTCACGGTCAACAAGGTCGACGGCCCGCAGACTTTCCGCGTCACGAGCGATCCGGGACATCTCGGGGCGCTGCACACGACGTCGGTAGGCAAGGCGCTGGTGGCCTTCGCCGACGACGCCAGCCGCACCGAGCTTCTGGAGAGTCTCGAGCTGGAACCGCTGACGCAGTTCTCCATCACGGACCGCGAGGCCTTCCGTGCCGAGATCGACCTCGTCCGCCGCCGCGGCTTCGCCACGATGGACGAGGAAAACGAGCTCGGCATGCGTGCCGTCGCCGTCCCGGTCTTCAATGCCCAGGGACAGGCCTTCGCCTCCCTGGCCACCGCCGTGCCGGTGTTCCGCATGAGCATGGATGCGCTCGAGGCCTTGGTGCCGCTGCTGCAGTCCGCTGCGGCGGAGCTCGCAGCGCGGCTTCCGCAGCAGTAG
- a CDS encoding shikimate dehydrogenase, with amino-acid sequence MSSRAESFLVGLVGDGVMPSLTPYMHEREGDVQGLRYLYRPIDLLELELPGEAVGGLLAGARQLGFNGLNITHPCKQLVLEHLDEVTPDARRLGAVNTVTIREGRFVGHNTDFSGFAAALASGLPAAKLDRVVQLGAGGAGSAVAYALLTAGVRELVLVDTDAGRCTARAAQLAALFPDQSVTAGTTAGLPRLMPQADGLVHCTPVGMAAHPGVPLDMSLLEPPHWVADIVYRPIETELVRGARAKGCEVLDGGRMAVGQAADAFRIFTGLEPDADRMRAHFLELVAAEEVAA; translated from the coding sequence ATGAGCAGTCGAGCAGAGTCCTTCCTCGTAGGACTGGTGGGTGATGGCGTAATGCCGTCGCTCACTCCTTACATGCATGAACGCGAAGGCGATGTGCAGGGCCTCCGGTACCTCTACCGGCCGATCGACCTGCTGGAGCTCGAGCTCCCCGGCGAGGCCGTGGGTGGGCTCCTTGCCGGCGCGCGGCAACTTGGATTCAACGGGCTGAACATCACCCACCCGTGCAAGCAGCTGGTCCTGGAGCATCTGGACGAGGTGACTCCCGACGCCCGGCGCCTCGGCGCGGTGAACACGGTGACCATCAGGGAGGGCCGCTTCGTCGGCCACAACACCGACTTTTCCGGGTTCGCTGCGGCACTGGCCTCCGGCCTTCCCGCCGCGAAGCTGGACCGCGTGGTCCAGCTGGGGGCCGGCGGCGCCGGATCCGCGGTCGCCTATGCCCTGCTGACTGCCGGGGTCCGCGAACTCGTGCTGGTGGACACTGACGCCGGGCGCTGCACGGCCCGCGCCGCGCAGCTGGCCGCGCTCTTCCCGGACCAGTCGGTCACTGCCGGGACGACGGCGGGGCTGCCGCGGCTGATGCCGCAGGCCGACGGCCTGGTGCACTGCACACCCGTGGGCATGGCCGCCCACCCCGGTGTTCCGCTGGACATGTCCCTCCTGGAGCCGCCGCACTGGGTGGCCGACATCGTCTACCGCCCCATCGAGACCGAACTGGTCCGGGGCGCAAGGGCGAAGGGCTGCGAGGTGCTTGACGGCGGACGCATGGCCGTGGGCCAGGCCGCCGACGCCTTCCGCATC